The following are encoded in a window of Prochlorococcus marinus str. MIT 1013 genomic DNA:
- the psb29 gene encoding photosystem II biogenesis protein Psp29, which yields MSVRATISDSKSDFHKEFPYVIPPIYRKLVDELLVELHLLSHQKNFIKNSIFATGLKEIFSKFTNGYKPTEHITKLFNAICNCNGFNPDEINSSSEEFLNKASSYTKNDLNNFLAQLNNENKESSYYSRINAIGIYKLASELQYLKDIKDKDFNEELSNISELLGYQYSRVEKDISMYKSNIDKMKQALEIISLNLSSK from the coding sequence TTGAGCGTTAGAGCAACAATTTCAGACAGCAAATCTGATTTTCACAAGGAATTCCCTTATGTGATTCCTCCAATTTATAGAAAACTAGTGGATGAACTGCTTGTAGAATTACATTTGTTGAGTCATCAAAAAAACTTTATAAAAAATTCGATATTCGCCACAGGGTTAAAAGAAATATTCAGTAAGTTTACTAATGGTTATAAACCTACTGAACACATAACTAAGCTATTTAATGCAATTTGCAATTGTAATGGTTTTAATCCTGATGAAATAAATAGCTCATCCGAAGAATTTTTGAATAAGGCAAGTTCATATACAAAAAACGATTTAAATAATTTTTTAGCTCAACTTAATAACGAAAATAAAGAAAGCAGCTATTACAGTCGTATCAATGCTATTGGAATATACAAACTAGCAAGTGAATTGCAGTATTTAAAGGATATTAAAGATAAAGATTTCAATGAAGAACTTAGTAATATTTCTGAATTGCTTGGATACCAATATTCTAGAGTTGAAAAAGATATAAGTATGTACAAATCAAATATTGATAAAATGAAACAGGCTTTAGAAATCATTTCATTAAATTTATCTTCTAAATAA
- a CDS encoding glycosyltransferase family 39 protein, with product MRNIRSKSINYEDNKLRLLNFLSNNKTTIIPFLFIFSYVLLYFLIDSSTQSLVAHDEGLYARRARLLLESQNWFASPFSSPHHKTLGSYWFIALSIKLFGNSEIALRLPSILASFLCLIITYLIALHITNKKSAFISVLSLSSMPLWIQYSRYTSPDITFVLSILLVIWLFLRSLAATDNRKQYIYIFSSGIFISTAFFIRSYMALVPLIGLSPFILYHLLRKKFIFKSFFFIGILIGSIPTIFNLYFSYQKFGITGITSLFDFARKQAIGGFDFNNLILTPLNYLYLTFPIGIIIILLVLLTFSKHKINYPFLIYGFPLLSLSILLCMSTSYPHYYLFLLPFLSILFGHKIFSYSFRFTESKNIIKYTLSLFLILTSCIILSAFLYYKHSFIEYSYGNLILVYIFSIVLILSYISSIRFLYDTQYFRFDLIKFFSNIVITQFISLSFLYNFGVLGNPNNKTKKFLKDEAVSNIINSNTIYLFSVDSKIQTLLSYYLPSSTVVQSFSNIRVYDYVITTDINSLIRFKGERVFKRIKTIDNHFLLMNISK from the coding sequence ATGCGTAATATTCGGTCTAAAAGTATAAACTATGAGGATAATAAATTAAGACTTTTAAATTTTTTATCAAATAACAAAACAACAATAATACCTTTTCTTTTTATTTTCTCATATGTATTACTTTATTTTCTTATAGACTCTTCTACACAAAGTCTAGTTGCACATGATGAAGGGCTTTACGCAAGAAGAGCACGTTTGCTTCTGGAGTCTCAAAACTGGTTCGCTTCCCCTTTCTCTTCCCCTCACCATAAAACACTTGGTAGTTATTGGTTTATAGCATTATCTATAAAGTTATTTGGAAATAGCGAAATTGCTCTAAGGCTTCCAAGTATCTTAGCTTCTTTTCTTTGTTTAATTATTACTTATTTGATTGCATTGCACATTACAAATAAGAAGTCTGCATTTATCTCTGTACTCTCACTTTCATCTATGCCTTTATGGATTCAATATTCTAGATATACTAGTCCTGATATCACTTTTGTATTGTCTATTCTTTTAGTGATATGGCTTTTCTTGAGATCTTTAGCTGCTACAGATAATAGAAAACAATATATTTATATATTCAGTTCCGGCATTTTTATTTCTACGGCATTTTTCATTAGAAGTTATATGGCACTTGTCCCTCTAATAGGATTATCACCTTTTATTTTGTACCATTTACTAAGGAAAAAATTTATATTCAAATCGTTTTTTTTTATTGGAATATTAATTGGTTCTATTCCTACTATATTTAATTTATATTTTTCATATCAAAAGTTTGGTATCACTGGCATTACATCACTATTTGATTTTGCAAGAAAACAAGCTATTGGGGGCTTTGATTTTAATAACCTTATACTTACACCATTAAACTATTTATATTTAACATTCCCTATTGGGATTATAATAATTCTCCTCGTGTTACTTACATTTTCAAAACATAAGATTAATTATCCATTTTTAATTTACGGTTTCCCACTTTTATCTTTATCAATACTCTTATGCATGTCTACTTCATACCCTCATTATTATCTTTTTTTATTACCTTTTTTATCTATTTTATTTGGACATAAAATCTTTTCTTATTCTTTCAGATTTACTGAATCAAAAAATATCATCAAATATACATTGTCATTGTTTTTGATTTTAACAAGCTGCATTATATTATCTGCGTTTTTGTATTATAAACACTCCTTTATAGAGTATTCATACGGTAATCTTATTTTAGTATATATATTTTCTATAGTATTGATTTTGTCGTATATATCTTCAATAAGATTCCTTTATGATACACAATACTTTCGCTTTGATTTAATCAAATTCTTTTCTAATATTGTTATTACTCAATTTATTTCATTATCTTTTTTATATAACTTTGGAGTTCTTGGTAATCCTAATAATAAAACTAAGAAATTTTTAAAAGATGAAGCTGTCTCTAATATTATAAATTCCAATACCATATATTTATTTAGTGTAGATAGCAAGATTCAAACCTTATTGTCATACTATTTACCTTCATCGACAGTTGTTCAATCTTTTTCTAATATCAGAGTGTACGATTATGTAATTACAACTGATATAAATTCTTTAATTAGGTTTAAAGGTGAACGAGTCTTCAAACGAATCAAAACGATTGATAATCACTTCCTACTAATGAACATTAGTAAATAA
- a CDS encoding DUF2103 domain-containing protein, with translation MGRIVQNHSTHIEGLIKWLKKIAEKEDIKTVTPASLSKTKGRGEKLVLKITIKTNEGFKLLARKGKLVQEVFIVTSLNEIEIQEVINKTNPFTSRKKKGCY, from the coding sequence ATGGGAAGAATTGTTCAAAACCATAGTACACACATAGAGGGTTTAATTAAATGGTTGAAAAAAATAGCAGAAAAGGAAGATATAAAAACAGTGACACCTGCCTCTCTATCAAAAACAAAAGGTCGAGGAGAGAAGTTAGTCCTAAAAATAACTATAAAAACTAATGAAGGATTTAAACTATTAGCAAGGAAGGGGAAACTTGTCCAGGAAGTATTTATAGTAACAAGCTTGAATGAAATTGAAATTCAAGAAGTTATAAATAAAACCAATCCATTCACTTCTCGTAAAAAGAAAGGTTGTTACTAG
- the petN gene encoding cytochrome b6-f complex subunit PetN → MIFTLGWASLAAIFTFSIAMVVWGRNGDGSIDI, encoded by the coding sequence ATGATTTTTACGTTAGGTTGGGCCTCTTTAGCTGCTATTTTCACTTTTTCCATAGCAATGGTTGTTTGGGGGAGGAATGGTGATGGCTCTATCGACATTTAA